A stretch of DNA from Chlamydiota bacterium:
CTCTGTTTTGTCCCCTAACTTTTGGAAAAGGACACTTATCTAAACATTGTTTGATCAGTTTCCAATGCTCATCCGGTAAATAAGTAAATTTTGCCTCTTTCATAACTTCCTCCTAAGCTAGAACAACTCAAGAGAATAGCATAAATTCATTTAGAGGAATAGATTCAATGATTTACCAGGTTATTTCAATAAAAGATTATATAGCTTTGAATGCAGTAATGTACCACTTGAAGCGCACATAAATTTGTTCCAAAAGCTTCCATATTACACAAAATATATAGGCAAATGTCCCTATGCGTCCCACACCTGCGCTACAATGTATCACCAAAGGCCTGTTTCGTACTCAGCATATTCAGTCATAATTCTTCCAACAAAAACTAGCTGCTTTTTTTATCTGTTTTTTTTACACTAAACGCTATGCAAGAAGAGCTAAAATTAGAAAAAGTCTTTGTCCATAATTTGCAAGGGATCGATCTTGTATTGCCCCACTTTTCTCTGATTGCCTTTTGTGGGCTTTCTGGTTCGGGAAAATCCTCGCTTGCATTTGATACCATCTTTCAAGAAGGACAAAGACGCTACATTGAGTCTCTATCTTCTCTAAGACGGGTGGGAAAAGAGATTCCTCGCGTCGATGTGAAAAAAACAGAAGGTATGAGCGCCACGATTGCCATTGAACAAAAAACAAGCCATGGCACGATTCGATCTACGGTAGGCACACTCACAGAAGTATATGATTTTTTACGTGTGCTCTTTGCAAAAGTAGCTACGCCCTATTGCCCCATTTCCAAAGAAAAAGTGGAGCCACAATCTAAAGAATCGATCGCAAAACAGCTCATCAAAGAATTTGATCAAAGCAAGTTGATGATTCTGGCTCCCATGGTCAAAGCAAAAAAATCCGATTTGAAAGAAGAGATTGGTACTTTAATCAAAAAAGGTTTTCTTCGCGCCCGTATTGATCAAAAATTTGTGGAATTGGAAGAACAGATTGATCTCGATCCGAAAAAAGCGCACTCTTTAGAAGTTATAATCGATCGCATCAAGGTCGTCAAAGAACAGCATTCTCGTATTTTGGAAGCTATCTTCACAGCTCTTGAGATAGGCGATGGTGTTTTGGTGGCCAACAGCCCCGATCAAAATAGAGAAAAGCTTTTTTCTACTTTTGCTTATTCACCCAAGTCTGGAATGAGCTACGCTCCACTCAATCCTGTGGATTTTTCTTTCAACACGCCACAAGGCATGTGTAACACATGCCAAGGTCTTGGCATCGTGCAAACCTTTGAATTAGAAAAAATCATCGATTTTGACAAATCCATTAGCGAAGATTGCTGTATCTTACAAAGTTCGTATTCCACCATTCGTTACAAAAACATCTTTGATAATTTAGCAAGGCTCTATAATTTTAGCGTCAAAACTCCTTTCAAAAAGCTCACCAAGTCCCAACAAGAAATCTTTTTAAATGGCACGCGCAAAAAATGGCTACGCATGCGTTTTGTCCACCCGCAAAAAAAAATCTCATGGACAGAATATGTCAATTGGAGAGGTGTTTTACAAGAAGCACGCGAGCGTTACTCAAAAGCCTCGTCCGATAGCTACAAAAAGAAGATGGAAAGCTACATGACAAAAAGCATATGTCCAAAATGCCAAGGCGCGCGCATTAAGCTCTATCCAGCAGCAGCTAAACTCAATGGCAAAACCATTTCTGAGATTTGCCAAATGAGCATTGAAGAGTGCTTGGAATTTTTCTCTTCGCTTGAGCTCGAGGGAAATAAGCAAAAAATTGGCGAAGAAGTGATCAAAGAGATCTGCTTTCGTTTGCAATTTTTGCTCGGCGTGGGATTGCATTATTTAAGTTTAGATCGTACATCACCCACCTTAAGTGGTGGAGAAGCCCAAAGAGTCAAACTCGCCTCTTCCATTGGCTGTGGACTTGTAGGAATGACTTATATTTTAGATGAACCCTCCATTGGACTACATGCCCAAGATAACCACAAACTCATCCAAACACTGCAAGGGCTCAAGGAAAAAGGCAACACCGTCATTGTTGTCGAACATGATGAAGAGACGCTGCTTTCTTCCGATCACATTGTAGAAATTGGACCCCTTGCTGGAAAATTAGGCGGGCAAATTGTCTTTTCTGGAAAAACAACCGATTTTTTGAAGCAATCGACGCTCACATCCGACTATCTAAACGATAAAAAAACGATTTTTTTAGAGCGTGATACAAAAAAAGCGAAGCATTTTTTACAGCTTATGAAAGCAAAAGCACACAACCTAAAAGAAGTTACACTCGAAGTGCCTTTGGGAAAATTTGTGGTCGTCTCAGGCGTTTCTGGCTCTGGAAAATCCACACTTGTGATGGAAACTTTGTATCCAGCGCTTTTCAACGTGTTGAACCGTTCGAAAAAAACATGTGGGGCTTTTGAAGCGCTAAAAAATGAAAAGCATTTGGATAAAGTGATCCAAATTGATCAAAGCCCCATTGGGCGCATTCCAAGATCTAATCCTGCAACCTACATCAAGCTTTTTGATTTGGTCCGTGACCTTTTCACTCAGCTCCCAGAATCCAAGGCGCGTGGATATAAAAAAGGGCGCTTTAGCTTCAATGTGAAAGAAGGCTCATGTTCGCGTTGTGTGGGTAATGGACAAGTCAAAGTCGAAATGGACTTTATGGAAGATGCGTTTGTGCAGTGCCCTCTTTGTTTTGGAAAGCGCTTTGACCAAGAAACCCTTAGCGTGTTTTATCGCGGGAAAAATATTCACGATGTTTTAGAAATGACTGTGCAGGAAGCTCACTTGCACTTTCAAGCGATTCCCCCTATCAAAACAAAACTCGAAACGCTAAAAAAAGTGGGACTTGATTATATCGCGCTTGGCCAACCATCGACCACTCTGAGCGGTGGAGAAGCGCAAAGAATCAAGCTCTCAAAAGAATTGTCTCGTCCTTCGACATCCAAAACGCTCTTTATTTTGGATGAACCCACAACAGGTTTGCATTTCCATGACATCCAGCTTTTGCTCAACATTTTCAAAGAGCTCACAGATAAAGGAAACACCGTGCTTGTCATTGAACACAACATGGATGTGATCAAAAATGCCGATTATATTATTGATTTAGGACCTACTGGTGGAAAAAACGGAGGCTACATCATAGCACAGGGCACTGTAGAAAAATTATGCCAATCCAATACAGCTACAGGACAATATTTACAAAAACATTTGAACAGAGATTTTGGGGATTTAAAACGCCCATTTAAAGCCAAAAGAAGTGAATTTATCGAAGTTAAAGGCGCCTCTCAACATAACTTAAAACATATCGATGTCAATATCCCCCATAACCAAATCACTGTTTTAACCGGTCCTTCTGGATGTGGAAAATCTTCGCTTGCGTTTGACACGGTGTATAATGAAGGACAACGTCGTTTTGTAGAAACTATGCCAGCTTACCTGCGTCAATTTATCAAGCAAGCACCCAAGCCCAAGGTGGAACATATTGAAGGTTTGAGAGCAAGTATCGCCATCGAACAAAAAAACTATGCGGGAAATGCACGTTCGACTGTGGGAACTATGACAGAAGTTTATGATTATTTGCGCATCCTCTTTTCTACCATTGGCATTCCCCATGATCCTGATACCATGGAAGAAATCAAGGCAATTTCTAAAGAAACTGTGGCTCAAAACATCTTAGCTCTCGAAGAAAACACCCGACTCATTGTGCTCGCTCCCCTGTCAACTAAAGAATCTTTGGATGCGCTTTTTGAAAGGCTTAAGCGACAAGGCTTTTTACGCATTCGTTTAAATGGCATTTATTATGAACTCGATGAAAAAATTCCTTTCGACGCTAAACAAAAAAACCAAGTGGATGTGGTTATCGATCGTTTGAAATCCAATCTATCCAACCAACACCGTTTGTTAGAAGCTATTGATGTAGCAAACTTTTTAACAAATGGCAAAATCATCATTGATACACAAAAAAAAGAATACTTTTACAACTTACGCTTTAGCGTAGAATCAAGTGGAAAAGCATTTCCAGAAATCACACCTGCAACGTTTTTGTTTAATCAAGATGGCATGTGCCCAGAGTGCCAAGGATTGGGTTTTCAATATGGTGCACATCTAGACAGCATGGAAGAAATTTTAGACCTTTCTTTAGATGAACTGATTGACACATTTTGCCAAGAATATGCCGATGATGTGATGGAATATCTAGAACCCATCCTTGATGATTTTGCTATCGATCGTAATTGTGCTCTTAGCGAATTGTCAGATGAACAACGCGCTCTTCTATTCAAAGGTGATAACGCGTTTTATCAGGATAAAAAATTCAGCTACCGTTTCATTGGCCTTAATCCTTTGTTTGAAAAATTAGGTCGGTTTGCAAAACGCGCGCTTAAAGACAAACTCACCTTTTTGCTTGATCAAACCCAGTGTTTTTCTTGCAAAGGCGCCAGACTCAATCGTTTTGCTAAAGCTGTGACCATCCAAAACAAATCCATTGCAGATGTATGCACAATGCCCATTGACGAAGTTTTTGATTTTTTCTCTTCAATCAAACTTAAATCCGATGAAAAAAAGATCTTAAAAGATGTGTTGAAACAGATCCTTTCTCGTTTGGAATGTATGTTAGAGCTTGGCATTGGGTATTTGGATTTAAATCGCGCGTCAACGACGCTTAGCGGTGGCGAATACCAGCGTGTGCGCTTATCTTCGCAAATTGGTTCTACACTGACAGGACTTTTGTATGTGCTTGATGAGCCGACAATCGGCTTACATCCGTCAGAAACAAAACGCCTTATCAATGCGCTCAAAAAGCTCAAAGATCTTGGAAACACCTTAATTCTTGTGGAACATGATCCTCAAGTCATTGCCATAGCCGATTACATTCTGGATATGGGACCAAAATCAGGCCTAGCTGGTGGTCATATTGTGGCACAAGGCTCTTATTCAGAAATTAAAGATAATCCCGAGTCTTTGACAGGACAGTACCTATCTCAAAAAAAGCAGGTGCTAGTTGAAATGACGCCCCCTAAAAAAAGCCACGATACCCTAGAAGTTTACGATGCCGTGCTCCATAATTTAAAAAACATCCATTGCACCATTCCTTATAATCATTTTGTTTGCGTCACGGGAGTTTCTGGTTCGGGAAAATCGACACTTGTGCAAGAGGTGATTCAAAAAGGATTTCAAAAAAGACGTTCTTCGAAAGAAGGCGTTGTCGATTTAGGATTTGCCAAGCTAAAAGGACTTGAACTATTTGATGAAATGGTCGCAATCGATCAAAATCCCATTGGACAAACTACACGCTCTGATATTGCCACATACACAGATGTTTTAGCTCCTTTGCGCTACTGGTTTGCTTCTCTTCCAGAAGCGGTTACAAAGGGTTTGCTTCCACGCTATTTTAGCTATTTCCATAAAAAAGGGATGTGCACAAACTGCTTTGGCTTTGGATATAAAACCATCCATTTACAATTCCTACCTCCTGTAAAAATTAAATGTGAAGTATGCCTGGGAAAACGCTTAAATCCTGTGAGTTTGTCTGTGAAATACAAAAACAAAACACTTGCAGACTATCTGGATATGACTATCGAGGAATGTTTGGATGCTTTTGAGCACATTGCTAAAGTCAAACGCATTTTGCAAATCATCATCGACATGGGACTTAGTTATTTAAAACTCAATCAAGAAATGCACACGCTGAGTGGTGGAGAAGCAGGCAGACTAAGACTTTTGCGCGATATTGCCAAAAAGAAAAAAACAAAAACGCTCTATCTTTTTGATGAACCCACTATTGGTTTGCATTTTGAAGATGTGGAAAAACTACTCAAAGTCTTTGACCATCTCAAAGCAAAAGGTAACACACTTGTCGTCATTGAGCACAATCTCGATGTCATCAATCACGCCGATACTATTATCGAACTAGGTCCCAAAGCTGGTCCTCTGGGCGGATATGTTATCAGTCAAAAAAAAAGTTAGATAAAAAAAAAGATTTAATTTAACATTGTCTTCATATGACAATGATCCACTCAAATGCACCGTTTGCTCCCCAAACGCCCGCGCAAGGTCCGTATCGTATTGATGCAAATAACGTGATGAAACATTTCAAAGACAAACGATTCGATCTTCGCGAACAAACTATTGCACACGATACCTCTCTTGCGAATCTGTTTTGCGTAATTGAAGTTAACATATTGGACTGCACCCAAGCACATTTTGAAAAAGGTGCCCTTACACCTTATCTTGAGTGTTTGGATTTAGTAGAAGTGTATTTAGATTTTACTGCTGTTACAGATGCAGACCTATCTCCAATACAATTTCAATTTGACCAACTAAAAGTTGTCTCTTTGCAAGGATGCGATTTACTTACAGATAAATGCCTAAGGTTTTTTGAAAGCTTTAAAGAAGGGATCACACTCAATCTTGCTCAAACAAAGATTTCTAAATCAGCGATTCAAGCCTTTTGCGAAAACCACCCTTATGTTATTATTTTTACAGGAGAAAATTTATGACACAAAAACAAGCAAACGGAATTTCATCCGCAATTTTACTTTTTGGACTTGCCATTGTGGCTTTTACACATGCATGGTGGCCAGGTATTTTACTCGCCATTGGTGTTTCTGCCATTTTACGTGGCGTGTTGAATGCACATTTTGGAGAAGCGTTTGCAAGTTTTTTGATTTTCGGTGGCCTTTTTCTTTATTTTCAATATCCTAATATCATACCAAGTGAACATATTTTGCCCCTAATTTTTGTGGTCATTGGGGTGATTGTGCTCATTAGAGAATTTTCAAAAAAAGGTAAAAAACGGAAATAACTATGGCAAAACCTCTTGTTTCTAAAAAACGCGCACAATCATTTTTCTACATAATTTTTCTTTTCATGCTCGCGTTTTTAGCTTTTACCAAGTCTTGGTGGCCTGAATTGAGCTTGGCTTTTGGCGTTGCTATATGTTTTCGCAATCTGCTTCTTTATCAATGGCATGATTTAATCACCAACGCAATCATTTTTGGTGGTATTTTTGCCTACATACAATTTGATCTTAAATGGGAAGTCGCCTTACCTGTCGCTTTTATTGTAGGCGCCATTTATGTGCTTTTTAGAGAGTTTGTGATCGGCGAGCAAGAAACCGAAGTCGAACACGAAGAAGAGATCAATCAAGAAATCGAAGAAGACAACGAATAATCTAACCCAATAGCTGCTTTGACTTCATCGAGCGTATTTTGGGCGATTTCATTGGCTTTTTGCGTGCCAATATCGAGCACTTCAAACACATAGCCCAAATCGTCTTCGAGCTCTTTACGTCTTTTTTGGATAGGTTCTAGCAATGCCAAAAGTTCTTCAAGCAAATATTTTTTCACAACACTATCACCCAGTCCCCCTTTTTGATAGTGGGCTTTGAGCTCATCGACTTTGTTTTTATCCCTTGCGAATGCATCCAAATAAGTAAAGACAGGGTTGCCTTCTACTTTTCCAGGATCTTCCACACGCAAATGGTTAGGATCGGTGTACATCTTTTTGACCTTTTTCTCGATCTCTTCTGGAGAATCGGAAAGGAAAATTGCATTACCCAGCGTCTTACTCATTTTTTGCGCTCCATCTGTTCCAACAAGGCGTGAAAAACTGGTCACCAGCCCTTTGCATTCGACAAGTGTGTTACCATAGATGCGGTTAAATGAACGTACAATTTCATTGGTCTGCTCGATCATAGGAAGCTGATCGGCTCCTACAGGAATGAGTGTGGCTTTAAACGCTGTGATGTCGGCTGCTTGCGAGATCGGATATATCACAAAGCCTGCAGGCACGCCCTCTTTAAAACCTTTTTGGTCGATTTCACTTTTGACCGTAGGATTGTGCTTGAGACGATTGATGGTCACAAGGTTGAGATAGTAGATCGTCAGTTCTGCAAGTGCTGGAATTTGGGATTGGAGCAGCATGGTGGTTTTTTTAGGATCCAATCCACAAGAAAGATAATCCAGCATCACTTCTTTGACAGATTGGGTCACTTTGCTAGGCTCCTTGGCATGATCTGTCAAAGCTTGGATATCTGCAACCATGACAAATTGCGTGTGGATATCTTGAAGAGCAACCCTATTTTTCAAAGATCCAATATAATGGCCAAGATGCAGTCTTCCTGTCGGCCTATCTCCTGTAAGTATCACTTCTTTTTTTGACATCTTATTCTCCCCTCTAAACGACACTCAGCATACAAATTCTCAGTGATCTTTTCAAATAGAATTTTAGTATTGGCATAAATCTAGTTTTCATATAAACCTGGGTTTGGGTTTGATGGGCCAGGTAGCATGCAAGAACATCTAGCTCCACCACAAGTATCAAATAACATGACAGATGAATATCCTAAAAAAATTGGTCGTTTTGAAATTTTAGAGCTGATCTCTTCTGGAGGAATGGGGGAAATTTATCTTGCCTTTGATCCCATTTCTAAAAGAAAAGTAGCCCTAAAACAGATTAAGAAAAAATTCTTTGATCATCCCTCAATGAAAAAACGCTTTTTGCATGAGGCAAAAATCACTTCTAAATTGATGCATCCTTCCATCATTCCTATTTTTGAAATGAATTTAGACGAAAAAAATCCCTACTACATCATGCCTTTTGTCGAAGGAAATACGCTAAGAAAAACACTTCTAGAAGACCGTAAAAACTATAAAGCAAAAAAAGAAACGCTGGCTTTGCAAACCTATGTGCGTACTTTTTATAATATCTGCCAAGCAATTTTTTATATCCACTCTCAAAAAGTCCTGCATCGAGATCTTAAACCCGAAAATATCATATTGGGAAAGTTTGGCGAAGTGGTGCTTATCGATTGGGGCTTGGCGCAATATTTTGATACTCCAGACGATCCTCTCCTAGATTTGGAAGAAGAAGGAAGAGAAATCACACAACCTGGAAAAATTATTGGTACTGTCACTTATCTTGCCCCTGAACAAGCAAAAGCCACAAAATGTAATGAGCAAACAGATATTTATGCCCTTGGGGTGATTTTATACCAGATGATCACACTAAAAATGCCTCATAAAAGAAAAGATATCAAAACCTTTAAAAAAACCATTGACGATGAAAAAATATTGCCTCCATTTAAAGTGGCGCCCTATCGTGAAATTCCACTAGATCTTGAAATGATCTGCATGAAATGTTTAAATCCCGACCCGAAAGAACGTTATCAAAGTACAAAAGAGCTCTTGTATGATTTGGAGATGCACATGCAATCGCGCTCTCAATGGCAGCATGTCAAGTCATTACACTTTGAAGAAGATGCTGATTGGCAAATCAACGCAGATATTGCACTATCAAAATATTTAGCCATTTCTAAAACCCTTGAATCTATTGAATGGGTCAATGTCAGAATCGCTTCTCATCCTCTTGTGGGAAATTTTAAAATTGAGACCACGCTCACATTTGAAGAAGATGCCGAAGGCATTGGGCTCTTATTTTCCGTTCCGCAAAAACAGGACAAAATTCTCTTAGAAAATGGCTACTGTTTATGGCTCTCAACAAAAAAAGAAAAAGCCTCTAAACTTTTTAAATCTAACATTCAAATTGTAGAGATCAATACCCTTCAATTTGAATGTGGCATTCCTTATAAGCTTAGCGTAGAATCGATGGATCAAAAAATCCATTTTTACATGAATGGAGATCTTGTATTTTCCTACACAAGCTACCTGCCAATGGAAGGTTCTTATGTGGGTCTGTTGACTAAAGACCTTGGCTTTAATCTATCTCAATTCAACCTCTATTCTGGAAGTTTGAACCAATATGTTGAATGCACCTCTATTGGAGATAGCTTCTTAGCGCAAGGATATTTTGATCTTGCACTGCAAGAATATCGCAAAATTGCCACTTCTTTCAAGGGTCAAGCGATTGCAGACATAGCTGCTTTTAAAGCAGGCATTACACTTTTAGAAAAATCAAAATGCAATCCGAACGATCTGGATTTTCAACAAGCACATGCAGAATTTGAAAAGCTACAAAAAACGCCTTCTAAACCCTTAGAATATCTTGGCAAAGCCCTTTTATATGAAGTGAGGCAAGAATATGAAGAAGAGGCCAAATGTTATGAACTGGCTTTGAGAAAATATCCGATGCACCCTCTTCTAAAAACGATTAAAGAACAGCTCCATTTTCGCTTGCAATCTGTCTCTTCTTTTGATCGCATTACTACCTATCGTTTTTTACTTATTGTGGCAAAATTTTTACCAGACGTGTTTGTGCAAGAAGATACTATGCTTTTAATCCAAACGCTAAAAAAAGATTGGCAAACTCTGCCCTTTTTTGAAAAAACAAGCTTGGATTGCCCAAAAGATCTAGCTATTGCTTTGAGTTTTTGGCTACAAAAACCCCTCTTTATTTTGGAAGTGTTAGAAAACTTGAATCCTAAATATGATCTCGCACTGATCGAAAATGCAATTTTTTCACTCATCGAATTGGATGAATTAGACATAGCAAAACAATACATTGACAACTTAGATACACATTATCAAAAGTTGTATTCTATCAAACTTTTAATGATTGCTATTTTAGCAAAGCACGATTTAACTCAAGCGCTGAGAGAGTTTTTTGATTTTGTAAATATGAATTTTACCACAAAAGAAAGACGCGTGCTCATCTATCTTTTAGATCTTGCACAAAAACAGAAAAACTTTGAGTTGATCAACAAAGTACAAACCTATGTGCGCGCGCAAAAAATCGCGACAAAAGATTCTAAATTGATCGATATGCATCTTGTTCAATCCAATCTTTTACAAAATCAATTTAAACAGGCACAAATGATTTTAGAAAAATACAAAAAACATGAACTTGAACAAGAAAATTCCTATCTTTTCATCCCTCATCTTTGTTTTTTATTTGCAACAAGGGATCAAAAAAGTATGCAAGATCATATCGATAACGTTTCTAAATCTTATCCTTTGATTTGCGCCATCCAGGAAAAGATGACAAAGAAAAATTTAACACATGCTCAACTCTTTCCCTATGAAGAAAAACTTTTAAAAACTTTCGACAATCTATTTGTCCATTGTAAAAGACAACAAGAAAGATGAAACCCCTGCATCATTCAAGGATTTGGAGAAATTTGCATATTTTGCTCAAATTGAGTTTCGACCGAAGTTGGCATACTCTACTTGGAGTAGACAACTTAGGGCGAGACTCAAGTTGAGGACAAGAGGCAAATTTATCGGATTCTTCAATGATGCAGAGGTTTCAGATAGACAAAAGAAGCCATTCTTTTGTACACTATGGCACATGGACAAAATCTATCAATCAAAAGACTGTGAGGCAAAATGGGAACAGTTTTGGATTGAAAAGGAAATTTTTAAAGCCGATCCCAGTTCTACAAAACCGCCCTTTAGCATTGTCATTCCCCCACCCAATGTGACAGGAAAACTGCACATGGGACATGCCCTTGTCAATACGCTCCAAGATATCTTGATTCGATTTAAAAAAATGTGTGGATATGAAGTGCTTTGGGTCCCTGGAACCGATCATGCAGGGATTGCTACCCAAACCGTTGTCGAACAACACCTCATCAAAACACAAAACAAGCGCAAAAGCGATTTTTCAAGAGAAGAATTTTTAAAAATTGTATGGAAATGGAAGGAAGATCATGAACATGTCATATTAAATCAACTCAAAAAAATCGGCTGCAGCTTGGATTGGTCACGCCTTGCGTTTACTATGGACAAAGAGCGCACAACAGCTGTATTAGATACCTTTAAAAAGTTGTATGATGACGGACTCATTTATCGCGATAATTATTTGGTGAATTGGGATACTGTCACTCAAACTGCCCTTTCAGACGATGAAGTGGAACATGAAGAAAAACAAGCTAAACTTTACTACATCCACTACGCTCTAGATGATGACAGCACGATTACCATTGCGACAACACGTCCAGAAACTCTGCTCGCAGATACCGCTGTTGCAGTGAGCAAAAAACATGCTCATCTGCTAAGTAAAATGGCGATTTTACCTATTACAAATAGAAAAATCCCGATCGTTGTAGATGATTTTGTCGACCCTGAATTTGGAACAGGGATGGTAAAAATTACCCCAGCACACGATTTTAACGATTATGAACTTGCCAAACGCCATGATCTTCCCATGATCAACATGATGACAAAGGACGGCAAAATAAATGAAAATGGAGTACCTTTTGAAGGGCAAACCATGCTAGAAGCGCGCAAAAATATCATCGAAGAGCTCAAAAAAATCGGTGCGCTTGAAAAAATTGAAGAACATGTCCACAGGGTGGGAAAATCTTACCGTTCAAAAGCGATTATTGAGCCCTATCTTTCCAAGCAGTGGTTTATCAACATGGCGCCTTTCAAAGACAAACTTATTGAACTTGTAAAGTCTGATACTGTTGAATTGATTCCCAAAGAATGGAAAAGCACCTATTTTCACTGGATCGAAAACTTACGCAACTGGTGTATTTCACGCCAACTTTGGTGGGGACATCGTATCCCTGTTTACTACAATAAAAAAGATCCTGAAAAGATGATTTGTGCAGGGGCCAACATTCCAAAAGAAATTAGCGAAAATCCAGATGAGTGGATCCAAGATGAAGATGTGCTAGACACCTGGTTTTCTTCTTCTCTTTGGCCTTTTTCCACTTTAGGCTACCCAGAACCTACTCCAGACATGCGCTTTTTCCCCAATTCCGTTCTCATCACAGGTCACGATATCTTGTTTTTTTGGGTCGCACGCATGCTTTGGGCAAGTGAATATCTCTTCAAAAAACCCCCTTTCCCAAAAGTGTTTTTGCACGGTTTGATTTTTGGTAAATCCTACTGGAGACAAGATGAAAGAGGACATATTTCCTATCTCTCTTCTCAAGAAAAAAAGACATATGACATGGGAACACCTGTTCCTAAAGATGTGCATTCCAAATGGGAAAAAATGTCCAAATCCAAGGGTAATGTCATCGATCCTATTGAAATTATTAAAGAATTTGGCGTCGATTCTATGAGAATGGCGCTCTCGTCCTCTGCCTGTCAAAACAAGCAGATCGATTTAGACAGACGCCGCTTTGAAGAGTTCAAGCATTTTTCTAACAAAATTTGGAACGGCGCGCGTTTTTCCATGCAAAACCTGTTTGATGACAATGCCCTTATCATCGATTTCGAACTGGATTTCAATGCTTTGGAGCTTGAAGACTTTTGGATCTTAGAAAAAGCCAAAAAAGCTAGCCTTACATTTAAAGAAGCACTTGAAAACTTCCACTACGAAGTGGCAACAAACACCGCCTACACCTTTTTTTGGAATGAGTTATGCGCCTATTATTTAGAAATCATCAAGCCTGTCTTTTTTGGGAAACGAGGCGACGCACATTTAAAAAAACAAAAACAGTGCGTGTTGCTCTACATTTTGACAGTGTCTTTGCGTCTGCTGCATCCTCTAGCTCCTTTCATTACAGAAGAGATTTTTTCTTATCTAAAGAAAGTCCCTGTCAAAATTCAGACCAAAGAGCCTATCTTAAGCGATCTTACCTCCACCTTGAAAAAGACAAGTCTAGCGCTCACACAATACCCTGAAATGGACTATGATTTTCACTCTTCTCTTGAACAATTTGATCTACTCGATCAAATCTTGTATCAAGTGCGCAATATGCGCGCAGAGCTCAAAATTCTTCCCGGCACAAAGATCGATCTATTAATGGTCACAAAATCCTTCAAAGAATGTTCAATTATAGAGACTTTGGGAAAAACAAACCCCATTCAATTTGTGGATACGAAGCCAGAAATAGAACTTGCAGCAACAAGTCTTGTGCAATCTATCCAGATTATC
This window harbors:
- the pknD gene encoding Serine/threonine-protein kinase PknD — encoded protein: MQEHLAPPQVSNNMTDEYPKKIGRFEILELISSGGMGEIYLAFDPISKRKVALKQIKKKFFDHPSMKKRFLHEAKITSKLMHPSIIPIFEMNLDEKNPYYIMPFVEGNTLRKTLLEDRKNYKAKKETLALQTYVRTFYNICQAIFYIHSQKVLHRDLKPENIILGKFGEVVLIDWGLAQYFDTPDDPLLDLEEEGREITQPGKIIGTVTYLAPEQAKATKCNEQTDIYALGVILYQMITLKMPHKRKDIKTFKKTIDDEKILPPFKVAPYREIPLDLEMICMKCLNPDPKERYQSTKELLYDLEMHMQSRSQWQHVKSLHFEEDADWQINADIALSKYLAISKTLESIEWVNVRIASHPLVGNFKIETTLTFEEDAEGIGLLFSVPQKQDKILLENGYCLWLSTKKEKASKLFKSNIQIVEINTLQFECGIPYKLSVESMDQKIHFYMNGDLVFSYTSYLPMEGSYVGLLTKDLGFNLSQFNLYSGSLNQYVECTSIGDSFLAQGYFDLALQEYRKIATSFKGQAIADIAAFKAGITLLEKSKCNPNDLDFQQAHAEFEKLQKTPSKPLEYLGKALLYEVRQEYEEEAKCYELALRKYPMHPLLKTIKEQLHFRLQSVSSFDRITTYRFLLIVAKFLPDVFVQEDTMLLIQTLKKDWQTLPFFEKTSLDCPKDLAIALSFWLQKPLFILEVLENLNPKYDLALIENAIFSLIELDELDIAKQYIDNLDTHYQKLYSIKLLMIAILAKHDLTQALREFFDFVNMNFTTKERRVLIYLLDLAQKQKNFELINKVQTYVRAQKIATKDSKLIDMHLVQSNLLQNQFKQAQMILEKYKKHELEQENSYLFIPHLCFLFATRDQKSMQDHIDNVSKSYPLICAIQEKMTKKNLTHAQLFPYEEKLLKTFDNLFVHCKRQQER
- the valS gene encoding Valine--tRNA ligase: MDKIYQSKDCEAKWEQFWIEKEIFKADPSSTKPPFSIVIPPPNVTGKLHMGHALVNTLQDILIRFKKMCGYEVLWVPGTDHAGIATQTVVEQHLIKTQNKRKSDFSREEFLKIVWKWKEDHEHVILNQLKKIGCSLDWSRLAFTMDKERTTAVLDTFKKLYDDGLIYRDNYLVNWDTVTQTALSDDEVEHEEKQAKLYYIHYALDDDSTITIATTRPETLLADTAVAVSKKHAHLLSKMAILPITNRKIPIVVDDFVDPEFGTGMVKITPAHDFNDYELAKRHDLPMINMMTKDGKINENGVPFEGQTMLEARKNIIEELKKIGALEKIEEHVHRVGKSYRSKAIIEPYLSKQWFINMAPFKDKLIELVKSDTVELIPKEWKSTYFHWIENLRNWCISRQLWWGHRIPVYYNKKDPEKMICAGANIPKEISENPDEWIQDEDVLDTWFSSSLWPFSTLGYPEPTPDMRFFPNSVLITGHDILFFWVARMLWASEYLFKKPPFPKVFLHGLIFGKSYWRQDERGHISYLSSQEKKTYDMGTPVPKDVHSKWEKMSKSKGNVIDPIEIIKEFGVDSMRMALSSSACQNKQIDLDRRRFEEFKHFSNKIWNGARFSMQNLFDDNALIIDFELDFNALELEDFWILEKAKKASLTFKEALENFHYEVATNTAYTFFWNELCAYYLEIIKPVFFGKRGDAHLKKQKQCVLLYILTVSLRLLHPLAPFITEEIFSYLKKVPVKIQTKEPILSDLTSTLKKTSLALTQYPEMDYDFHSSLEQFDLLDQILYQVRNMRAELKILPGTKIDLLMVTKSFKECSIIETLGKTNPIQFVDTKPEIELAATSLVQSIQIIMPLPKELIKKEKERLRKERQKLEDELDNVKKRLSNKQFLQNAPKEIVDKLSSKKQELEAKLQHLRNLEN